From the Chryseobacterium scophthalmum genome, one window contains:
- a CDS encoding NAD(P)H-dependent oxidoreductase, whose amino-acid sequence MRTLVIVTHPKMEESLINKRWVKELKKFPEKYTVHQLYESYPDENIDVKKEQELIEAYDKIIFQFPFYWFSSPPLLKKWLDEVLLHGWAYGSKSGFKVGGKKIALAISTGIDDEGFSASGKYKYTMKELTRPFELSFEYIKADYKDPFVYYGMEHNPSPEWIEKSVPQYLDFIDHL is encoded by the coding sequence ATGAGAACATTAGTAATCGTTACTCACCCAAAAATGGAAGAGTCGTTGATCAATAAAAGATGGGTGAAAGAATTGAAGAAGTTTCCCGAAAAATATACGGTTCATCAACTGTACGAAAGTTATCCTGATGAAAATATTGATGTTAAAAAAGAACAAGAATTGATTGAAGCTTATGATAAAATTATTTTTCAGTTTCCGTTTTATTGGTTTAGCAGTCCGCCTTTATTGAAAAAATGGTTGGATGAAGTTCTTTTGCACGGTTGGGCTTATGGAAGTAAAAGCGGATTTAAAGTAGGCGGAAAAAAGATTGCTTTGGCAATTTCAACAGGAATTGATGATGAAGGCTTTAGTGCTTCCGGAAAATATAAATACACGATGAAAGAATTAACAAGACCTTTCGAACTCAGCTTTGAATATATAAAAGCAGATTACAAAGACCCTTTTGTTTATTACGGAATGGAACATAATCCTTCTCCGGAATGGATAGAAAAAAGTGTTCCTCAATATCTTGATTTTATAGATCATCTGTAA
- a CDS encoding EamA family transporter — MKNLKYYLAAIFAFATWGTFSLVLRPLHSYASLDILFYRVFSCALIMSVVTVLFRRAKFKENLKYFKSISKDSKYKIVGLNVLSSILLTGNWFSFIYVMNHISVRATSVAYLVCPIITTILAFFILREKLTKLQWISVVLSGVGCVLLSYSNLIDMVYSSLIGSTYACYLIIQSVNSKFDKFLILNFHMILAALILLPFFPSYSGTVPTEFKFYFYIEIIAVMYTIVPLLLNLYALSGIASSKVGMILNINPIIAFVLAGAVYHEALGGLQILSYAIIFLAVIIFNAKEIFRLKPERAV, encoded by the coding sequence TTGAAGAATCTAAAATATTATTTAGCCGCCATTTTCGCATTCGCTACTTGGGGAACATTCAGTCTGGTTTTAAGACCGCTGCATTCGTATGCTTCTTTAGACATCCTTTTTTACAGAGTTTTCAGCTGTGCATTGATTATGTCTGTGGTAACGGTACTTTTTAGAAGAGCTAAGTTTAAAGAAAATTTAAAATATTTTAAAAGTATTTCAAAGGACAGTAAATATAAAATAGTAGGATTAAATGTTTTAAGCAGTATTTTACTTACCGGAAATTGGTTTTCGTTTATCTATGTGATGAATCATATCAGTGTGAGAGCAACGTCTGTCGCCTATCTTGTATGTCCGATAATTACAACGATTCTTGCTTTTTTTATTCTTCGGGAAAAGCTGACAAAATTACAATGGATCTCGGTAGTTTTAAGTGGAGTAGGATGTGTTTTGTTGTCGTATTCCAATCTTATTGATATGGTTTACAGTAGTTTAATTGGTTCTACTTATGCATGTTATTTAATTATTCAGAGTGTAAATTCTAAGTTTGATAAGTTTCTGATTCTTAATTTCCATATGATCTTGGCGGCATTGATCTTATTGCCGTTTTTTCCGTCGTATTCAGGAACGGTTCCTACAGAATTTAAATTCTATTTCTATATTGAAATCATTGCAGTAATGTACACAATTGTCCCATTATTGCTGAATTTATATGCGTTATCAGGAATTGCCTCATCAAAAGTCGGAATGATTCTCAATATCAATCCTATTATTGCCTTTGTTTTAGCAGGAGCTGTTTATCACGAGGCTCTTGGAGGGTTGCAGATTCTGTCTTATGCAATTATATTTTTAGCCGTTATTATTTTTAATGCAAAAGAAATTTTTCGTTTAAAGCCGGAACGAGCGGTTTAA
- a CDS encoding TQO small subunit DoxD translates to MTKNMTNQPTDMAGLYTLSIRLVIGWTYFSAFWRRLILENKLIPDEAGYIGEKFNHFLPNALGIKPIIEYLVTHPDALQTSMVSFTIIEAIVGLFIILGLFTRLMAAGVFALAMGILLGSGWIGTTCLDEWQIGVLGIACGFTLFLTGSGTYSLDQYFKNKEYRFTQKKWFHYVGSGILPIRNLKRFVLVGSLLIFGLTLYTNQYFHGGIFGTLHNKSVKPKVEISNIKMNLSQVKFEIYRTEGVDVYGSFLIGIDLLNEQGEVIQSMNGAELSKFSKEKIHNHYVAKVKPGKHSLIIPLGSKADLTIDLKDNSSSSEKISLIKLTDISGAEWIAKIK, encoded by the coding sequence ATGACAAAAAATATGACCAATCAGCCTACTGATATGGCTGGTTTATATACATTATCAATCCGCCTTGTAATTGGCTGGACCTACTTTTCAGCTTTCTGGCGCAGACTTATTCTCGAAAACAAACTCATTCCCGATGAAGCCGGATATATCGGCGAAAAATTCAACCATTTTTTACCGAATGCTTTAGGAATAAAACCCATAATTGAATATCTGGTTACTCATCCTGATGCGCTGCAAACCTCAATGGTCAGCTTTACCATCATTGAAGCTATTGTAGGATTATTTATTATTTTGGGACTGTTCACAAGATTGATGGCTGCAGGAGTTTTTGCTTTAGCAATGGGAATTTTATTAGGTTCGGGATGGATAGGAACGACCTGTTTAGACGAATGGCAAATAGGCGTTTTGGGAATCGCTTGCGGTTTTACGCTTTTTCTTACAGGTAGCGGAACTTATTCTTTAGACCAATATTTTAAAAATAAAGAATATCGTTTTACTCAGAAAAAATGGTTTCATTATGTAGGTTCTGGGATTTTACCGATTAGAAATCTAAAACGTTTTGTACTTGTAGGTTCACTGCTTATTTTTGGATTGACGTTATACACCAATCAATATTTTCATGGTGGTATTTTTGGAACTCTGCATAATAAATCGGTGAAACCAAAGGTTGAAATTTCCAATATAAAAATGAATCTGTCGCAGGTAAAATTTGAGATTTACAGAACAGAAGGTGTCGATGTTTATGGTTCTTTTCTTATTGGAATTGATTTGTTAAATGAGCAAGGAGAAGTCATTCAATCCATGAATGGAGCTGAACTTTCAAAATTTTCTAAAGAAAAAATTCATAATCATTATGTGGCGAAAGTAAAGCCCGGAAAGCACAGTTTAATTATTCCTTTAGGTTCAAAAGCTGATTTAACGATTGATTTGAAAGATAATTCTTCTTCATCCGAAAAAATTTCATTGATAAAATTAACTGACATCAGCGGTGCGGAATGGATTGCGAAAATCAAATAA
- a CDS encoding winged helix-turn-helix transcriptional regulator gives MTKIKETSTNFANKKALIDECPELYASKLIGGQWSLAICCYLINGKLRFGELRKILGNITERMLTLQLRRLEEDKIITRTVYAEVPPRVEYELTEIGYQLKPVIEELEKWGIMHKQSI, from the coding sequence ATGACTAAAATAAAGGAAACTTCAACCAATTTTGCGAATAAAAAAGCACTCATCGATGAATGTCCGGAGCTTTATGCCTCAAAATTAATTGGCGGACAATGGTCACTTGCCATCTGCTGTTATCTGATCAACGGAAAACTGAGATTCGGAGAACTCAGAAAGATCCTCGGAAATATTACAGAACGTATGCTTACGCTTCAGCTTCGAAGACTTGAAGAAGATAAAATTATCACAAGAACAGTTTATGCAGAAGTTCCGCCAAGAGTGGAATATGAATTAACAGAAATTGGTTATCAGCTAAAACCCGTTATCGAAGAATTAGAAAAATGGGGAATTATGCACAAGCAAAGTATTTAA
- a CDS encoding L,D-transpeptidase produces MKNLTLKKSIFYTLFFALCLTSCKKEEAVDQNQQQTSTSEEIAKNTANPDSIKTKPVEESAPPMMQENGFYNAFAIPKDKKLRDSLYAIFSKKYTERERYAILALNRLDSKSKWNSDTLVVPAKIDTTLMTYSPFPMQLDVLSDVKKFVIFSYPIQAYGVYSNGALVKWGPTSMGKKAAQTDRGLMFANWKKKLAISTVKSEWKLPYNFNIHNTHGIGWHQYDLPGYPASHSCLRLLMKDAIWLYNYADTWILNPGGATTKAKGTPVMVFGDYPWGKRKPWRNLLNDPNANNISVEEMTKLIQPNVEKMVFEQTNREKISDSIKAAKASQSALQETETSEN; encoded by the coding sequence ATGAAAAACCTAACTTTGAAAAAATCAATATTTTACACTTTATTTTTTGCATTATGTCTTACTTCCTGTAAAAAAGAAGAAGCTGTAGATCAAAATCAGCAACAGACTTCTACCTCAGAAGAAATTGCAAAAAATACCGCCAATCCTGATTCTATCAAAACAAAACCGGTAGAAGAATCTGCGCCGCCAATGATGCAGGAGAACGGATTTTACAATGCCTTTGCAATCCCAAAAGATAAAAAGCTGAGAGATTCTCTGTATGCGATTTTCAGTAAAAAATATACAGAAAGAGAACGATATGCAATTTTAGCATTAAACAGATTAGATTCCAAAAGCAAATGGAATTCTGATACATTGGTGGTTCCTGCAAAAATAGACACCACTTTAATGACATATTCACCTTTCCCAATGCAGCTTGATGTATTGAGCGATGTGAAAAAGTTTGTCATATTTTCATATCCTATTCAAGCTTACGGAGTATATTCAAACGGAGCCTTGGTAAAATGGGGACCAACAAGTATGGGAAAAAAAGCAGCTCAAACCGACAGAGGTTTGATGTTTGCGAATTGGAAAAAGAAACTCGCAATTTCCACGGTAAAAAGCGAATGGAAACTTCCTTATAATTTCAATATTCACAATACCCACGGAATAGGATGGCATCAGTATGACCTTCCTGGTTATCCTGCATCTCATTCTTGCCTAAGATTATTAATGAAAGATGCAATTTGGTTATATAATTATGCAGATACATGGATTTTAAATCCGGGTGGTGCAACCACAAAAGCGAAAGGTACACCGGTAATGGTTTTTGGTGACTATCCTTGGGGAAAAAGAAAACCCTGGAGAAATCTTCTGAATGATCCTAATGCCAATAATATTTCAGTTGAAGAAATGACCAAATTGATTCAGCCTAATGTTGAAAAAATGGTTTTCGAGCAAACCAATCGTGAGAAAATATCAGATTCTATAAAAGCAGCAAAAGCTTCACAATCGGCTCTTCAGGAAACTGAAACTTCAGAAAACTAA
- a CDS encoding PDZ domain-containing protein: MKFRFLISILLFSIFINAQNNFEIKNGNKVVIPFKLINNLIFIPININGAELTFMLDSGVTENTIFSLEDKEIKLSAMEKMKFSGLGGNRSIEGFKSDLNVGKIGKNFVNDSLMVYIIQDEEFNISSHIGIPVNGFIGYHFFKDYPIIIDYSSKKITVFKDRALFEKKIKKFDEFPISIEKNKPYISADVEMTSDKKASKMLIDIGNSDAIWLFPTLIKDFVYNRPNIDDFLGRGFNGDIYGKRSRIHQLNLGKFKFEKPLTAMPDEFSIQHLNLAKDRKGSVGGEIMRRFTVAFDYPNEKIYLRKNRNYDDPFHFNMSGLDFKQDGLQWEKDYLTFKTLTEKSATGENQTYNSNLYYKFVLKPLFSLAGVRKDSPADKAGLKKNDQLITINGKKTSEMTLNKIMEMMKSEEGKTINITVDRKGLELKFSFTLEDPIPYQE; encoded by the coding sequence ATGAAATTCAGATTTTTAATATCAATTTTACTGTTCAGTATTTTCATTAATGCTCAAAATAATTTTGAGATTAAAAACGGAAATAAAGTAGTGATTCCTTTTAAGTTGATTAATAATTTAATCTTCATTCCTATTAACATCAATGGTGCAGAACTCACCTTCATGCTTGATAGCGGAGTAACAGAAAACACTATTTTCAGCCTTGAAGACAAAGAAATAAAGCTAAGCGCAATGGAAAAAATGAAATTTTCCGGGCTTGGTGGTAACAGAAGTATTGAAGGATTTAAATCTGATCTTAATGTCGGGAAAATTGGGAAAAACTTCGTTAATGATTCTTTGATGGTTTACATTATTCAGGATGAGGAATTCAATATTTCTTCACACATAGGAATTCCCGTGAACGGATTTATCGGCTATCATTTTTTTAAAGACTACCCAATTATCATAGATTACAGTTCAAAAAAAATTACCGTTTTTAAAGACCGCGCTCTTTTTGAAAAGAAAATTAAAAAGTTTGATGAGTTTCCTATTTCTATTGAGAAAAATAAACCTTACATTTCTGCTGATGTAGAAATGACAAGCGACAAAAAAGCTTCAAAAATGTTAATTGATATTGGCAATAGCGATGCTATCTGGTTATTCCCTACTCTGATAAAAGATTTTGTCTACAACAGACCCAATATTGATGATTTTTTAGGCAGAGGTTTTAATGGAGATATCTATGGAAAAAGAAGCAGAATTCATCAGCTTAATCTTGGGAAATTTAAGTTTGAAAAACCTTTAACTGCGATGCCGGATGAATTTTCTATTCAGCACCTCAATTTGGCAAAAGATAGGAAAGGTTCAGTTGGAGGAGAAATCATGCGTAGATTTACAGTAGCTTTTGATTATCCGAACGAAAAAATATATCTTAGAAAAAATAGAAATTACGATGATCCTTTTCATTTTAATATGAGCGGGCTCGATTTTAAACAAGACGGTCTTCAATGGGAGAAAGATTATTTAACTTTTAAAACACTAACTGAAAAATCGGCAACAGGTGAAAACCAAACTTATAACAGTAATCTTTATTATAAATTTGTTTTAAAACCTCTATTTTCACTTGCGGGTGTAAGAAAAGATTCTCCTGCAGATAAAGCAGGCCTAAAAAAAAATGATCAATTAATAACCATTAACGGAAAGAAAACTTCAGAGATGACATTGAACAAAATTATGGAAATGATGAAATCTGAAGAAGGAAAAACAATCAATATCACCGTAGACAGAAAAGGTTTAGAGCTAAAATTTTCGTTTACATTAGAAGACCCCATTCCCTATCAAGAATAA
- a CDS encoding alpha/beta hydrolase: protein MNLDYIVREPENISSITPILFMLHGYGSNEQDLFSFRESLPADWIIVSFRAPKPTQFEGYSWFDIDFNNPEQFIDIDQAKEVLESVLQNIMAITNKYGLTRNKTHLCGFSQGGILCYSLALKYPELFNYVACLSSYPEEKLLTDIVKDKKKLENLRFFVSHGTDDAIIPMDWGRKAADLLYDLSCYFTFREYMSGHGVNQKNYIDLMEFFSK, encoded by the coding sequence ATGAATTTAGATTATATCGTAAGAGAACCCGAAAATATTAGTTCAATTACCCCCATTCTTTTCATGCTTCACGGTTATGGCAGCAATGAGCAAGATCTTTTCAGTTTTAGAGAAAGCCTTCCGGCAGATTGGATTATTGTGAGTTTCAGAGCTCCAAAACCTACTCAGTTTGAAGGATATTCTTGGTTTGATATCGATTTCAACAATCCTGAACAATTTATAGATATCGATCAGGCAAAAGAAGTTCTTGAAAGTGTTCTGCAAAATATCATGGCAATTACCAACAAATATGGGCTTACTAGAAATAAAACACATCTTTGCGGATTCAGCCAAGGTGGAATTCTGTGTTACAGTTTAGCTTTAAAATACCCTGAGCTTTTTAATTATGTTGCCTGCTTAAGTAGTTATCCTGAAGAAAAACTGCTTACTGATATTGTGAAAGATAAAAAGAAATTAGAAAATCTACGTTTCTTTGTTTCTCATGGTACAGACGACGCCATTATCCCTATGGATTGGGGAAGAAAAGCTGCAGATCTTCTGTATGATTTGAGTTGCTATTTCACATTCAGAGAATATATGAGCGGTCATGGTGTCAACCAAAAAAATTATATTGATCTGATGGAATTTTTCTCAAAATAG
- a CDS encoding DNA-3-methyladenine glycosylase I: protein MSYCSAVERMQPESRKELHKKYHDNHYGFPIHDDNELFGRLIMEINQAGLSWETILKKEEGFRKAYDNFNIEKIAAYSEEDRERLLSDPGIIRNKLKVNAAIENAKTIIELQKEFGSFEKWLEHHHPKTLQEWMKLFKKTFKFTGGEIVNEFLMSIGFIKGAHAEDCIVNEAILKHDPMWRKG, encoded by the coding sequence ATGAGTTATTGTTCAGCAGTCGAAAGAATGCAGCCTGAAAGCAGAAAAGAGTTGCACAAAAAATATCACGACAATCATTACGGATTTCCGATTCATGATGATAATGAATTGTTTGGAAGGTTGATTATGGAGATCAATCAGGCAGGATTGAGCTGGGAAACTATTTTAAAGAAAGAAGAAGGTTTCAGGAAAGCGTATGATAATTTTAATATCGAAAAAATTGCCGCTTATAGTGAAGAAGACCGTGAAAGGTTATTAAGTGATCCCGGAATTATCAGAAATAAACTAAAGGTAAATGCTGCCATTGAAAATGCAAAAACGATCATAGAGCTTCAAAAAGAATTCGGTTCTTTTGAGAAATGGCTGGAACATCATCATCCCAAAACTTTACAGGAATGGATGAAACTGTTTAAAAAAACTTTCAAATTTACAGGCGGCGAAATTGTAAATGAGTTTTTAATGAGCATTGGTTTTATAAAAGGTGCGCACGCAGAAGATTGCATTGTGAATGAGGCGATCTTAAAGCATGATCCGATGTGGAGGAAAGGGTAG